In Seonamhaeicola sp. S2-3, the genomic window CTCTTTTCGATATGGCATATGTATTGATGAAATTGCAATATGATAAGAAATATTAGGGTTCATATTTACGAATTGTCCTCCCATAGTTTGACCTTTCATAAATTCGTATTCATATTTTGCCATATGTGCATTTGCCAACCATACAATGAATTTCTTTTCAGGCATTGATTTTACTAAAAAATCTAAATTTTTTGCCATTTGGCTGTCTCTAATTGTAATACCTTTTTTATTACTTTTATGTGTTGAATTTATAAGAATATCGCTCTTATAGCTTTTTAAGAATTGAGTCCAAAGCTTGTCTTTTTGTACTTTGTCATTTACTAATAACTCGTCCACATAACTAACTAATTTTGCAAGTTTTGATTTCCCTATTACCTTGTTTGCTTTTTTTCTGTTTTTAATATATTTTTCAGTTAAATCGATAAATTTTTCGTCGATGCTTATTGAGTTTTCATTTAAAAATTCAGTTAGTTTTATTGTGAAATTATTCCAAGTATATCCTGAACCCATTTGATTGTCAAATCCCCAAATGGTCACATTATGTTCCTTTAAAAATTCAAATAGGTTTTTACATTGAAGTGAACGCGACCAAAATGAGTACAAGTTTATCTTGTTATGGTCAAAGTATAGTCCGAAGAAGTCGCCTTCAAAAGCAATGTCTTTATATCCTTTCTCTAATACTAAGTATTTAACAAATTCAGTTTTGGCTAAAAAGTCTGACCCAATATGATGTTCCGCTTCTCCCAAGAAAACAACTTTTTTGTTTGTTAAATTCTTGTTTAAAATTTCTTTGACCTCTTTTGTTAGCAAATTTTCCATTGAGTTCAATTCGTGAATATTCTTCTCTATTTGAGCTAAAATAGAATTTAGACCAAAAACTATAAAAAGTATTACTGTCGTTTTTTTCATATTGTTGCCAACGGCTACGTATAATATTAGTTGCGTTGGTTATAAACGCAATTTAACAAGTACAAACCTATTAGAAAATCCGATAGGATTTTCGTAAGTAGGCGAGTACCAAGCAATTAATTTTATACAATGTTGGCAAATCGTTTTTAATTTAAAATCAGTTATATGAGGGTTTCTCAAACATTCAGGAAAAACACAAATTCAGATTCAGATTCAATATTATCCATATTTCTAAATGAAATCGATAATAAAACAAAACTTGAAGATGTTTTGAAGGAAGTAGAAGATATTTATTCTACTCATTTTCCGAATTAAAGTTCTTAAGGTTATAATTTAAAGTCCTTATAGTGTCAAAAGCATTTGGGTCTAATCTTAATCCTTCAGAATGGATGTTATTAAACTCGTTTATGCTTTTTGAAAATCCGTTTAATGCTTTAATTAGTTTTTCTGCGGTTTCGTTGTCAAGGGTCATATTATTAAGTTTATGTGTGAGTTAAAATTAAATGGTCGGTTTGTTTGGTCTAATGATGAAAAGTCAGAAGTCAAGTTTGTGCTTTATTCGGAAAACACCAATTCCGAAACCAATAAAGGTTTTTCTCGAACGACTGACGATAATATAAGTTGATTATTAATTATTTGCGCTATGCAAAAAACACAATATTTACCAAATTTTCCATTTTGTCTGAAATCAGTCAATTCGGATTTTGAGTAATCCAAATCATAGATATTAAATACTTTTGAGTTTTTGTTATCTACGATTGATAAGTTCATTTTTTCATTTTTAGTTGGTCGGAATACAATATTTATTTCGTCTCTTGTAAGTTTGTTTTGCAGAAATTTATAGGATTCTATTCCGTCCTTGTCGTTTGAAAATATTATTGCAATAACTGGTGGTTCTATATCGTAATTATCGGTCTTAATGAACCTAATTTTTATTGCTTTTTGGAAAGATTGTTCAAATTCATTTTCTGTCATAGAATGGTCTTTTTAAATGTTTGCCAACGGTCTCGGCTATGAGTAGTTGCGTGGATTAGCACTTAACTTTACAAGTACACACCAAACTGAAAATCCGCGAGGATTTTCAGAAGTAGGCGAGAACAAGCAATTACTTATAGCCATTGTTGTGCCTTCGTTGTTTTATTATTTTAAAATTTCTTTAATAAATCGGTTTTAGTTGTTTTTACATTTTTTTTATAGGAAACCGTTAGAGTATATTGCATTTCTAAATTCCCAGTTTCATTTATACTTGTATCAGCCAATTCAAAAAGAACACTTAGTGATATATTTTTACTATCCCAATAAGACATAGAACCAACTTTTCCTGCTAAATCAAATATCTCATTATTTAATAATTCGGGTTTCTTTTCTAAAACACTTGAATACATTGCACTCAAATATGTATAATCATTAATAGCCTCTGTGCTTGAATTTTTGGCATCTGTTTCTGTTTTAACGGCAACATTATAAACTTTAACTACTTTTATTTCTTTTAAAAGTTTCGTTTTTATGTCAAAAACTAGAACGAGAGCATTCATTTTTTTATCAAATATTGTTAATAGTTCATCAGGAGCGTTGATAATATTACAAACAAATTCTTCGTCATTCTGAAAACATTGACTTTCGTAATTCTTAAATTCTGACGCATGAGAGCCGATTTTTATTGATTTAAATCCGTTTTTTTCATCTAAAAGAAATAGCTTATCATTTGAATTATCATCATAATTTTCTAGAACAAGTTGATTTCCAATAATCTTGTAAGCCCCTAATTTCTCAAGAACTGTTTGTCCTAAAAGCAAGGGTGCTTTTTGTTCAAGCACAATAGAAGCTTTTATGTCATTTAGTATTATTCCACCAATTTCAATAGTCTTTAAGTTAACTGTTAGACCTTCAGTCACAGCACCATTAGCAAGACTATAATATTCAGTCTCCCCCATATCTTCTTTGTTCAGATAGCCATTTTTTATCATAAATAGGGCTTCTGTTTCTGAAATGGAAACTCTTGAAGCTCCTGTGTCTAAAATAAATTTTAAGGGAAGATTATTGACTTTACAGGGCAAAAAATAAACACCATTGATTTTCTCCATATCTATTTTTGTTTGAGAAAATGCGTTTAGAAAGGAGATAAAGAAGAATATAAATAAAATGAATTTATACATAAATTTTAATTTTAAAAAAACAGATAGATTTAACTTTGCCCAAGATTATTAGGAACTAATTTCAATAAAACCCTTTTTTTCATCAAAAAAACAATTCAATTCTCCTAAATGTTCTTCCAAACTATAAATGTTATATACAATAAAAGTTCCACCGAAGTCTTCTAAATCAACGGAGTATCCTTGATTGGTTGAGTGTCTAACTTCTTCAAAACTTAGTGTTTTGTCTTTTGGTTTTAGAATTTTGGTCAATTCTGTAAAAGCGTTTTCAATTTTATCGTCAAAATCTTGCTTTGTAAAATTTCCCCTTTCAGTCAGTTTGTAATTATAGGTTTTCATGTTTTTCTTCGAATCAAACTTTAATAAGTCCTTTGTTTAATGATGTGTCTCTGGTTTTTGCTCGGTCAACCGCAATGAGGCACAACGGCTACGTATAAGATTAGTTGCGTTGGTTATAAACGCAATTTAACAAGTACAAACCTAGTAGAAAATCCGATAGGATTTTCGTAAGTAGGAGAGTACCAAGCAATTAATTTTATACAATGTTGTAAAACGTATTTTTAATTTTAGTTAAGTTTATATGTCAAAAACAATAGAAATTAAAGAATTGTCACTTAATGAATTAAATCAAAAGGCAATACAAATAGGAAAACAATTAGATGGTTTGTCTGTTAATCAGTCAAATTATATACTTAACAGAGTAAGACAAGATATGAGTTCTAATTCATTCGTTAAGTTTAGTCAAGTGTTAGGGATTCAATCTCACTAGCAACTTTGTCCCATGATTGGTTTATTGAAAATGAAACATTCGTATCAGATTCTTGCTTTATATTTAACGTTATTTGGGTTTTCCCATTTTTGTTTTCTATTAAAGCGACATTTGATACATTAAAAGTTTTATTTCCGTCTTCGGTAAGATAGGTTATAAATTTTGTTTTCATAATTATGTTTTACAAGTATTTTTAAAATAGTAGATATGTCGGAAAAAGAATTAATTATTGATGTTGTTGATTTACTTAAAACACTAGAAGGTAAATCTTTAAGAAGATGTCGTTTAATCCTTGAAGAGTCTTTAAGTACAGTTAACAATATAGCTTTTAACAACGAGTTAAAAATAAATGATTCTTTATTTGAAAAATACAAAAAAAACAGACTTGATAATTATTAATTATCATTGTCAATTTTTAGTGTTTTTAAAACATCTTTTAGGTCTTTGCTTATTGTTTCATTGTTATGAGTCATCAATACTAAAACGTGCCAGATGATTTCGTTTTCAGGTATTGGGGGTTCTGCAAATGATTCAGCACCTAATTTAGGAACTGCTTTAAGTTCAGTTATTTTAAACTCCTTACCCTCTTTTCCGTATGGGAAATATGGTTTGGATTTCAAGTAGTCAAACTCTGTAACAAGTTTTTCTGCTTTTGATTTTGAGTAATTCATTTTATTCGATTTCGTTTTTATATGTTTTACAACGGCTACGTATAAGATTAGTTGCGTTGGTTATAAACGCAATTTAACAAGTACAAACCTAGTAGAAAATCCGATAGGATTTTCGTAAGTAGGAGAGTACCAAGCAATTAATTTTATACAATGTTGTAAAACGTATTTTTAATTTTAGTTAAGTTTATATGTCAAAAACAATAGAAATTAAAGAATTGTCACTTAATGAATTAAATCAAAAGGCAATACAAATAGGAAAACAATTAGATGGTTTGTCTGTTAATCAGTCAAATTATATACTTAACAGAGTAAGACAAGATATGAGTTCTAATTCATTCGTTAAGTTTAGTCAAGTGTTAGGGATTCAATCTCACTAGCAACTTTGTCCCATGATTGGTTTATTGAAAATGAAACATTCGTATCAGATTCTTGCTTTATATTTAACGTTATTTGGGTTTTCCCATTTTTGTTTTCTATTAAAGCGACATTTGATACATTAAAAGTTTTATTTCCGTCTTCGGTAAGATAGGTTATAAATTTTGTTTTCATAATTATGTTTTACAAGTATTTTTAAAATAGTAGATATGTCGGAAAAAGAATTAATTATTGATGTTGTTGATTTACTTAAAACACTAGAAGGTAAATCTTTAAGAAGATGTCGTTTAATCCTTGAAGAGTCTTTAAGTACAGTTAACAATATAGCTTTTAACAACGAGTTAAAAATAAATGATTCTTTATTTGAAAAATACAAAAAAAACAGACTTGATAATTATTAATTATCATTGTCAATTTTTAGTGTTTTTAAAACATCTTTTAGGTCTTTGCTTATTGTTTCATTGTTATGAGTCATCAATACTAAAACGTGCCAGATGATTTCGTTTTCAGGTATTGGGGGTTCTGCAAATGATTCAGCACCTAATTTAGGAACTGCTTTAAGTTCAGTTATTTTAAACTCCTTACCCTCTTTTCCGTATGGGAAATATGGTTTGGATTTCAAGTAGTCAAACTCTGTAACAAGTTTTTCTGCTTTTGATTTTGAGTAATTCATTTTATTCGATTTCGTTTTTATATGTTTTACAACGTGTACGTATAAGATTAGTTGCGTTGGTTATAAACGCAATTTAACAAGTACAAACCTAGTAGAAAATCCGATAGGATTTTCGTAAGTAGGAGAGTACCAAGCAATTAATTTTATACAATGTTGTAAAACGTATTTTTATGACAGATTTAGAATTAAAATTAAAAGTTGAAAATGTATTATCAGAATTACATCCATTGTTAAGACAGGCAAAAAAACAAGGTTTAGTAACGAAGATAAAAAGAGATTTAATCAGCATTGGTAAAGAATCAAGTAAGGATTACGAGTATTTTTTTTCTGTTAAAATAGAATTTAGTCGTATGATTTAGAATCCCTTATTTGTCTGTTTAGCTCGTCGAAATCATCCACTATATTTTGTAGGGCTTCGTCTAAATGAATGTTGTTTTTTATAAAATCGTTACCGTACTTGTGGCTTAGAAATGAATAT contains:
- a CDS encoding erythromycin esterase family protein, translating into MKKTTVILFIVFGLNSILAQIEKNIHELNSMENLLTKEVKEILNKNLTNKKVVFLGEAEHHIGSDFLAKTEFVKYLVLEKGYKDIAFEGDFFGLYFDHNKINLYSFWSRSLQCKNLFEFLKEHNVTIWGFDNQMGSGYTWNNFTIKLTEFLNENSISIDEKFIDLTEKYIKNRKKANKVIGKSKLAKLVSYVDELLVNDKVQKDKLWTQFLKSYKSDILINSTHKSNKKGITIRDSQMAKNLDFLVKSMPEKKFIVWLANAHMAKYEYEFMKGQTMGGQFVNMNPNISYHIAISSIHMPYRKEKWIEKSKKDDENLLHFLPTTKKNYFIDSKQLIIENPEYSEKEFQGMFNLEENKTNWFKHFDALVFISKGEKVKYAK
- a CDS encoding TIGR02281 family clan AA aspartic protease, whose amino-acid sequence is MEKINGVYFLPCKVNNLPLKFILDTGASRVSISETEALFMIKNGYLNKEDMGETEYYSLANGAVTEGLTVNLKTIEIGGIILNDIKASIVLEQKAPLLLGQTVLEKLGAYKIIGNQLVLENYDDNSNDKLFLLDEKNGFKSIKIGSHASEFKNYESQCFQNDEEFVCNIINAPDELLTIFDKKMNALVLVFDIKTKLLKEIKVVKVYNVAVKTETDAKNSSTEAINDYTYLSAMYSSVLEKKPELLNNEIFDLAGKVGSMSYWDSKNISLSVLFELADTSINETGNLEMQYTLTVSYKKNVKTTKTDLLKKF